In Lonchura striata isolate bLonStr1 chromosome 30, bLonStr1.mat, whole genome shotgun sequence, a single genomic region encodes these proteins:
- the OPTC gene encoding opticin, with amino-acid sequence MCPLGWLGVASLCLGTLWAVPAEKRMKVDKPKAELTLYENLDLGNYEVTLDNYGDILDLSNYEELYDYKDLVSKIEVGTLAPRPKDRKPLPGLGETTAGTPKPQPPSSAGPVPPAPIPGQGLHSCQLCLCLGTSVYCDDTELEQIPALPPDTAYLYARFNRIEAVRAADFSGLEKLERIDLSSNSISWVDADAFRRLPRLQELLLPENRLPALPELPRSLVHLDVRHNRIASAGLRPEAFRDLKQLQFLHLSDNQLDFIPVPLPESLRSLHLQNNNIRTMHEDTFCDRQEQGQIRRALEDIRLDGNPINLSLFASAFSCLPRLPTGRFS; translated from the exons ATGtgtcccctgggctggctgggtgTGGCCAGCCTGTgcttggggacactttgggctgtcccagctgagaaGAGGATGAAGGTGGACAAGCCCAAGGCTGAGCTGACCCTCTATGAAAACCTGGATCTGGGCAACTACGAGGTGACCTTGGATAACTACGGGGACATCCTGGACCTGAGCAACTACGAGGAGCTCTACGACTACAAGGACCTTGTCTCGAAG ATCGAGGTTGGCACCTTGGCTCCTCGCCCCAAGGACCGCAAAcccctcccagggctgggtgaaACCACGGctggaaccccaaaaccacagccCCCGAGCAGTGCTGGCCCCGTGCCCCCAGCGCCCATCCCCGGGCAGG ggctgcacagctgccagctgtgcctgtgcctcGGCACCTCGGTGTACTGCGACGACACCGAGCTGGAGCAGAtcccggcgctgcccccggACACCGCGTACCTGTACGCCCGCTTCAACCGCATCGAGGCTGTCCGCGCCGCCGACTTCAGCGGCCTCG AGAAGCTGGAGCGCATCGACCTGAGCAGCAATTCCATCTCGTGGGTGGACGCGGACGCATTCCGGCGGCTGCCccggctgcaggagctgctgctgcccgagAACCGCCTGCCGGCACTGCCCGAGCTGCCCCGCAGCCTCGTCCACCTGGATGTCCGCCACAACCGCATCGCCAGCGCCGGGCTGCGCCCCGAGGCCTTCCGG GACCTGAAGCAGCTGCAGTTCCTCCATCTCTCCGATAACCAGCTGGATTTTATCCCGGTGCCCCTTCCCGAGAGCCTGCGCTCCCTGCACCTCCAG AACAACAACATCCGGACGATGCACGAGGACACGTTCTGTGACCGCCAGGAGCAGGGCCAGATCCGCCGGGCGCTCGAGGACATCCGCCTGGACGGGAACCCCATCAACCTCAGCCTCTTCGCCAGCGCCTTCTCCTGCCTGCCCCGCCTGCCCACCGGCCGCTTCTCCTGA